The Gymnodinialimonas sp. 57CJ19 genome includes a window with the following:
- a CDS encoding urease accessory protein UreD: MYDSSPPKASNPVIGAMSAHAVLATEPAPGALTSRVKTLRNDGPLVLRPCNPKAREPLTHHRRDVARVALAAGTAGPIGGDHYRLDVHVGAGSTLVLTEVSHMLVLPGLGGGQSQMTVRITVDDGATFFWWAEPIIAAHRCNHRHDVRIALAPTARMILREEMLLGRHKEAPGDFASRLRITRDGAALYDQDLKVGPAADGCNGAAVLGGRGAVGSILAVNPDWTPNALTATPITRRRPLRRWPDPVSRSGLWLRTA, encoded by the coding sequence ATGTACGACTCTTCGCCTCCTAAAGCGTCCAATCCCGTAATCGGTGCGATGTCCGCCCATGCGGTTTTGGCGACTGAACCGGCACCCGGTGCGCTGACCAGCCGTGTCAAAACACTCCGCAATGATGGCCCGTTGGTTCTGCGCCCCTGTAATCCCAAAGCGCGTGAGCCGTTGACCCATCACCGACGCGACGTGGCCCGCGTGGCGTTGGCGGCGGGAACAGCGGGGCCAATTGGCGGCGATCACTATCGGCTGGATGTCCACGTGGGTGCAGGCAGCACGCTGGTTTTGACCGAGGTTTCGCACATGCTGGTTCTCCCCGGTCTGGGCGGTGGGCAGTCGCAGATGACCGTTAGAATTACTGTCGATGACGGCGCGACATTTTTCTGGTGGGCAGAGCCGATCATTGCCGCGCATCGGTGCAATCATCGCCATGACGTGCGCATTGCCTTGGCCCCGACGGCGCGGATGATTCTGCGCGAGGAAATGTTGTTGGGCCGCCACAAGGAAGCGCCGGGGGATTTCGCCAGCCGTTTGCGGATCACCCGTGATGGGGCCGCCCTCTATGACCAAGACCTGAAAGTTGGACCCGCGGCCGACGGTTGCAACGGCGCTGCCGTCTTGGGGGGCAGGGGGGCGGTTGGCTCCATCCTCGCCGTTAATCCGGACTGGACCCCAAACGCCCTGACGGCAACCCCTATCACCCGGAGGCGGCCCTTACGCCGCTGGCCGGACCCGGTGTCGCGATCGGGGCTGTGGCTCCGGACAGCCTAG
- the ureG gene encoding urease accessory protein UreG: MTEDTRTNQTRALRLGVAGPVGTGKSSVIATLCRHLRDEFALGVITNDIYTDEDARFLKSAGVLPEERIRAVETGSCPHTAIRDDVTMNLIAVEDMERDFAPLDIVMVESGGDNLTATFSPALVDAQIFVLDVAGGGDVARKGGPGISGADLLVINKIDLGEHVDVDVDQMVEDATNARDGNPVLALSRKLPETTQKLCDWVRGLHKTYASGGHTPKDPGPMAPHHHAHDDGHEHGHEHGHGHEHGHTHTHSHG, translated from the coding sequence ATGACCGAAGACACAAGAACAAATCAGACCCGCGCCTTGCGCCTTGGTGTTGCCGGCCCCGTGGGCACGGGCAAAAGCTCGGTGATCGCCACACTTTGCAGGCATCTGCGCGATGAATTCGCCCTCGGCGTGATCACCAACGACATCTACACCGATGAGGACGCCCGCTTTCTCAAATCCGCGGGCGTTCTGCCAGAGGAGCGGATTCGCGCAGTGGAAACCGGATCCTGCCCGCACACGGCGATCCGTGACGACGTGACGATGAACCTGATTGCAGTCGAGGATATGGAGCGCGACTTCGCCCCGCTTGATATCGTGATGGTGGAGAGCGGCGGCGATAACCTGACGGCGACGTTCTCTCCGGCGCTGGTCGATGCGCAGATCTTCGTGCTGGATGTCGCCGGCGGTGGCGACGTGGCGCGCAAGGGGGGGCCTGGGATCAGCGGCGCCGATTTGTTGGTAATCAACAAGATCGATCTGGGCGAACATGTGGACGTGGACGTCGACCAGATGGTCGAGGATGCAACGAACGCGCGGGACGGCAACCCCGTTCTGGCCCTGTCGCGCAAGTTGCCCGAGACAACACAGAAACTGTGCGATTGGGTGCGCGGGTTGCACAAGACCTATGCCTCTGGCGGTCACACGCCCAAAGATCCGGGTCCGATGGCGCCGCACCACCACGCCCATGACGATGGGCACGAACACGGGCACGAACACGGGCATGGGCACGAACACGGGCATACCCACACTCATTCCCATGGCTGA
- a CDS encoding HupE/UreJ family protein encodes MKRIAPAAVLMMGATPALAHLDPAQHGSFTAGLSHPVFGLDHILAMIAVGLWAALLGGRALWALPTAFVGAMIAGFALAVMGFGLPLVEPMILVSVLALGLAVALTLRLPVAAVSGIVGMFALFHGYAHGGELGAAAALSFGAGFAVATALLHGVGVAIAVAAGHVLTGSKLVQGLGWATVVGGVWIAVAG; translated from the coding sequence ATGAAACGAATTGCACCAGCTGCGGTCCTTATGATGGGGGCCACCCCGGCGCTTGCACACTTGGACCCTGCGCAGCACGGATCATTCACCGCGGGCCTGTCTCACCCCGTGTTCGGCCTCGACCACATCCTTGCCATGATCGCGGTCGGGCTTTGGGCTGCGCTGCTTGGCGGCCGTGCGCTTTGGGCGCTTCCGACAGCCTTCGTTGGTGCGATGATTGCCGGTTTCGCCTTGGCAGTGATGGGCTTCGGCCTGCCCCTTGTGGAGCCGATGATCCTTGTCTCCGTCCTGGCACTTGGGCTTGCAGTAGCCCTGACGTTGCGTCTTCCCGTGGCGGCGGTTTCAGGCATCGTCGGCATGTTCGCCCTGTTCCATGGCTATGCCCATGGGGGAGAGTTGGGGGCCGCGGCGGCGCTTAGCTTTGGAGCTGGCTTTGCGGTGGCAACGGCGCTGTTGCACGGCGTAGGTGTTGCCATTGCAGTGGCTGCGGGCCATGTTCTGACCGGATCAAAGCTTGTGCAGGGCTTGGGATGGGCGACCGTGGTTGGCGGTGTCTGGATCGCTGTAGCGGGCTGA
- a CDS encoding alpha/beta-hydrolase family protein, producing the protein MTEGGAIRGRGWFERTGLYAMPLYLGILFLAGSLTPSLIPRDWLVQGILGGLVMAVGYLIGRFAIALWRLLELPEVQGRPAVWARGILGVPTAVVLAICLSAARGWQNSIRAPMGMELVETSHTPQMLALAVAVFIFLVLVGYLLQWVFNRVRLRLYRYMPARTADVAGFLLTSLILIVLARDGVLNRVIDGLDSSVTLAQRLFDDAPAPPRARNLTGGAASLVNWGALGQPGRDYILNGPTAGDIATFTGRDARTPIRVYVGRAQADTPQERADLALAELIRQGGFDREVLIVAMPTGTGWMDPGAVDPVEYMHGGDIATVAVQYSYLQSPLALILETRSGLDQAEALISTIHTHWRTLPRDARPRLYMHGLSLGAWSSMHGTDLFTLLDDPIDGALWAGPPFPSVRWQHVVASRNAGSPFIVPLLGDGRLIRFASHYQDAGGSEGWGDMRIVYLQYSSDPIVFFSPTSLFSAPQWMREAPGPDVSSQMRFIPVVTQLQLAVDMALANTAPDGHGHAYYAPDYIGPWVAVTDPADWTETDTTRLIAHCDAGFQQGCGHVRTR; encoded by the coding sequence ATGACGGAAGGCGGCGCAATACGCGGACGTGGGTGGTTCGAGCGGACCGGGCTCTATGCCATGCCCCTCTATCTGGGAATTCTGTTTCTCGCGGGGTCGCTGACCCCCAGCCTGATACCGCGTGATTGGCTTGTTCAGGGAATTCTCGGCGGGCTGGTGATGGCGGTAGGTTATCTGATCGGACGCTTCGCCATCGCGCTCTGGCGACTGCTGGAATTGCCAGAGGTCCAGGGACGGCCGGCGGTGTGGGCTCGTGGTATCCTGGGCGTGCCGACGGCGGTGGTGCTTGCCATCTGCCTTTCGGCGGCAAGGGGGTGGCAAAATAGCATTCGTGCGCCGATGGGGATGGAGTTGGTGGAAACGTCCCATACACCTCAGATGCTGGCACTGGCGGTTGCGGTCTTCATCTTTCTGGTCCTCGTGGGGTATCTGCTGCAATGGGTCTTTAACCGCGTGAGGTTGCGTCTTTATCGCTACATGCCCGCCCGCACGGCAGATGTCGCTGGCTTTCTTCTGACATCCCTGATCCTGATCGTTCTGGCCCGTGACGGCGTATTGAACCGTGTGATCGACGGACTGGACAGCTCTGTAACCCTCGCCCAACGCTTGTTTGACGATGCACCGGCCCCGCCTCGGGCGCGAAACCTGACGGGTGGGGCAGCGTCCCTTGTGAATTGGGGCGCGCTCGGCCAACCCGGTCGCGATTACATCCTCAATGGCCCCACCGCGGGCGATATCGCCACCTTCACCGGCCGCGACGCACGAACGCCAATCCGTGTCTACGTGGGCCGCGCCCAGGCCGACACGCCCCAGGAACGTGCCGATCTGGCGCTGGCAGAGTTGATCCGGCAAGGCGGTTTTGATCGTGAGGTCCTGATCGTCGCCATGCCCACCGGAACCGGATGGATGGACCCGGGCGCCGTTGATCCGGTGGAATATATGCACGGCGGAGATATCGCGACCGTCGCGGTCCAATATTCCTACCTGCAATCCCCCCTCGCGCTCATCCTTGAGACACGAAGCGGCCTTGACCAGGCGGAGGCGTTGATCAGCACCATTCATACACACTGGCGCACCCTTCCCCGCGACGCGCGTCCGCGGCTCTATATGCACGGGTTAAGCTTGGGGGCCTGGTCCTCCATGCACGGTACAGACCTATTTACGCTTCTGGATGATCCAATTGACGGCGCGCTATGGGCAGGCCCCCCGTTTCCATCTGTCCGCTGGCAGCATGTCGTCGCATCGCGCAATGCTGGCAGCCCGTTCATCGTGCCCCTCCTTGGGGACGGGCGCTTGATCCGGTTTGCCTCCCACTATCAAGACGCCGGCGGCTCCGAGGGTTGGGGCGACATGCGGATCGTCTATCTTCAGTATTCCAGCGATCCGATCGTGTTCTTCTCGCCCACTTCTTTGTTTAGCGCCCCGCAATGGATGCGGGAAGCGCCCGGCCCCGATGTCTCGTCGCAGATGCGTTTCATCCCCGTCGTCACACAGCTGCAACTCGCCGTGGACATGGCGCTGGCCAATACCGCACCCGATGGCCACGGCCACGCGTATTACGCACCCGATTACATCGGCCCGTGGGTTGCCGTCACGGACCCGGCGGATTGGACCGAGACGGATACGACACGGCTGATCGCCCATTGCGATGCAGGCTTTCAGCAGGGATGCGGCCACGTTCGGACAAGATGA
- a CDS encoding CBS domain-containing protein has translation MRCIYPDILVARVMSAPVTTAGLDTSVRAAAALMRELGIGALPICDDTGPVGMVTDRDIVTRWATKVASDAPVAEIMTAGVVTCAPEQTVENAAHIMSDAQVRRLVVVAQSGKLVGIITLGDIARDASELLAGETLGEIVEPL, from the coding sequence ATGCGTTGTATCTACCCAGATATCTTGGTCGCTCGTGTCATGAGTGCGCCGGTCACCACCGCAGGTCTTGACACGTCCGTACGCGCGGCCGCTGCCTTGATGCGGGAACTGGGCATCGGCGCACTACCGATCTGCGACGACACAGGCCCCGTTGGAATGGTAACGGACCGCGATATCGTCACCCGATGGGCGACGAAGGTGGCATCAGATGCCCCGGTTGCAGAGATCATGACCGCAGGCGTGGTGACATGTGCGCCCGAGCAAACAGTCGAAAACGCCGCCCATATCATGTCTGACGCGCAGGTTCGCAGGCTCGTCGTTGTTGCCCAGTCAGGTAAACTGGTGGGCATCATAACCCTGGGTGACATCGCGCGAGATGCCAGCGAATTGCTCGCCGGAGAAACCCTTGGCGAGATTGTCGAACCGCTGTGA
- a CDS encoding Crp/Fnr family transcriptional regulator, translating to MLTVDRPPARHGALAAHLIRYSRYGHATEVAAGGANIWRRHNMRSHGKLLKLPFTKNPPALVQAFLQARPNAIIEVAHKGKTLVREDDFADHSMLFLEGWVAFSKMLPDGETQIIDVMLPGDFALVGAARAPVAACSVEALSDVRNINIRPGDPNGPEPEMAELREMLSAEIVRTQSRTSELLLRLGQSSSANRIAYALLEFYVRLEAVGLTEGACFDFPMTQHKIGEFTGMTNVHVSRTMRRLERDEIISYPTPGRITLTDLDSLCDIAKIDLNAFRREILIQ from the coding sequence ATGCTGACTGTAGATCGTCCGCCTGCGCGACATGGTGCACTGGCAGCGCACCTGATACGTTACTCGCGGTATGGCCACGCAACGGAAGTCGCAGCAGGCGGTGCAAATATTTGGAGAAGGCACAATATGCGATCTCACGGCAAGCTTTTGAAGCTCCCCTTCACCAAAAACCCCCCAGCCCTCGTTCAGGCATTTTTGCAAGCGCGTCCAAACGCGATTATCGAGGTCGCGCACAAGGGCAAAACGTTGGTTCGGGAAGACGATTTTGCCGATCATTCCATGCTCTTTCTAGAAGGCTGGGTTGCGTTCTCGAAAATGCTGCCCGACGGCGAAACGCAGATCATAGACGTTATGCTGCCGGGAGATTTCGCCTTGGTCGGCGCGGCGCGCGCGCCCGTCGCCGCCTGTTCTGTGGAAGCGTTGAGCGATGTGCGCAACATCAACATCCGTCCGGGCGATCCGAATGGCCCCGAGCCTGAAATGGCCGAGTTGCGGGAAATGCTGTCGGCAGAAATCGTCAGGACACAGTCACGCACATCGGAACTATTGCTGCGTTTGGGACAAAGCTCCTCTGCCAATCGTATCGCTTACGCCCTGCTGGAATTCTATGTGCGGCTGGAAGCGGTTGGCCTTACCGAAGGGGCCTGCTTTGATTTCCCCATGACCCAGCACAAGATTGGAGAATTCACGGGCATGACCAACGTTCATGTCAGCCGCACGATGCGGCGCCTGGAGCGGGACGAGATTATTTCTTATCCCACTCCGGGCCGTATTACGCTGACGGATCTGGATAGCCTGTGCGACATCGCTAAAATTGACCTGAACGCATTTCGGCGTGAGATCCTGATCCAGTAG
- a CDS encoding phospholipase D family protein, translated as MILGLLKILIAASVLVALAIILARLVFRAPRPHTRPICNALPPATTGPLARTLVAQQGAQIPGSSGIAPLEDGMEAFVTRMVLAGAATTAIDVQYYIWRDDMTGHLLLKALLRAADRGVRVRILLDDNGIDGLDDVLASMDAHPNIEVRLFNPFMLRRFKRLSYGFDFFRLNHRMHNKAFTVDGRASVLGGRNVGDEYFGTGVNPLQIDLDVLAMGDVVSQISDDFDRYWNAAPVHEASRILRKIKQPDLLASRLDRFEDTPQFSEYRGYLESSELVPKLMQGTLALEWTRAELVSDNPATIFDKVPKKHLFTSRLLDAVGPITRQFDGVTPYFVPGAPGVGALAKLRGDGVKIRMLTNSLEATNMLPVHAGYGKRRKDLLRAGIGLFELRAHAAGPSEDDKLPRLGSSGSNLHAKTFAVDGARIFIGSFNFDPRSATLNTEMGLVIESESMARSLHRAFDHGLGGLAWQVRLDGGKLVWAHPGDPVVTRQEPGTNLANRLALRVVGWLPVEWLL; from the coding sequence ATGATCTTGGGCCTGCTGAAAATTCTGATTGCCGCGTCGGTCCTCGTCGCTTTGGCGATCATTTTGGCGCGGCTCGTGTTCCGCGCCCCGCGCCCGCACACACGGCCGATATGTAACGCCCTGCCCCCCGCCACGACCGGGCCCTTGGCCCGGACCCTAGTCGCGCAACAAGGCGCGCAAATACCTGGATCAAGCGGCATCGCGCCGTTGGAAGACGGCATGGAGGCCTTCGTCACTCGCATGGTGTTGGCCGGCGCGGCGACGACTGCCATTGACGTGCAATACTACATCTGGCGCGATGATATGACCGGGCATCTGCTGCTCAAGGCGCTGTTGCGCGCGGCGGATCGCGGGGTGCGGGTGCGGATCCTTCTGGACGACAACGGGATCGACGGCCTTGATGACGTATTGGCCAGCATGGACGCCCATCCCAATATTGAAGTCCGCCTGTTCAATCCGTTTATGCTGCGCCGCTTCAAGCGTCTGTCCTATGGGTTCGACTTTTTCAGGCTGAACCACCGGATGCACAACAAGGCGTTCACCGTCGACGGCCGCGCAAGCGTTCTGGGCGGCCGCAATGTGGGAGACGAGTATTTCGGCACCGGGGTGAACCCGTTGCAGATTGATCTTGATGTGCTGGCGATGGGCGACGTTGTCTCGCAAATCTCCGATGATTTCGACCGATACTGGAACGCAGCGCCGGTACATGAGGCGTCGCGCATTCTGCGCAAGATCAAACAGCCGGATCTGTTGGCGTCACGCTTGGATCGGTTTGAAGACACGCCTCAATTTTCCGAGTACCGCGGCTATCTGGAAAGCTCGGAGCTTGTGCCAAAGCTGATGCAAGGAACATTGGCGTTGGAATGGACGCGCGCTGAGTTGGTCAGTGACAACCCCGCAACGATCTTCGACAAGGTGCCGAAAAAGCATCTGTTTACCAGTCGCCTGCTGGATGCGGTCGGCCCGATAACGCGTCAATTCGATGGCGTGACGCCCTATTTCGTACCCGGTGCGCCCGGCGTCGGGGCCCTCGCAAAGCTCCGTGGCGACGGGGTCAAGATCCGCATGCTGACCAATTCTCTGGAGGCCACCAACATGCTTCCCGTTCACGCGGGCTACGGCAAACGCAGAAAGGACCTGTTGCGCGCCGGTATCGGTCTATTCGAGTTGCGCGCCCATGCGGCGGGGCCGTCCGAAGACGACAAGCTGCCGCGCCTGGGTTCATCCGGATCAAACCTGCATGCCAAGACCTTCGCCGTCGACGGCGCGCGCATTTTTATCGGCTCGTTCAATTTCGATCCACGATCAGCCACGCTCAATACTGAGATGGGGCTGGTAATCGAAAGCGAAAGCATGGCCAGATCGTTGCATCGTGCCTTTGACCACGGCTTGGGCGGGCTTGCCTGGCAGGTGAGGTTGGATGGCGGCAAGCTGGTATGGGCGCATCCGGGTGATCCCGTGGTCACGCGGCAGGAACCGGGCACGAACCTGGCCAATCGGCTGGCATTGCGCGTCGTGGGATGGCTTCCTGTCGAGTGGCTTCTATAG
- a CDS encoding endonuclease/exonuclease/phosphatase family protein, with protein sequence MTEFTLASWNIRAGLGRDLKRRPLRTIEVLSGLDADICVLQEADFRLHPRPAALPITGGRVGPFDVVDLTPTGVGLGWHGIAVLKRPSVKVEAITRIDLPALEPRGAVILDVTISDSPLRVVGVHLGLLRGNRRKQISHIAERLAGMDARPTVIAGDFNEWRDRKGFETLPDWLRIHSPGATFPAGRPFLRLDKLVLSRDVCVLASDVIGHPAAKIASDHRPIRAQFRISTKSNGTR encoded by the coding sequence TTGACCGAATTCACACTGGCCAGCTGGAATATCCGCGCGGGCCTGGGCCGTGACCTGAAGCGGCGGCCCTTGCGCACGATTGAGGTGCTTTCAGGTTTGGATGCGGACATCTGCGTCTTGCAGGAGGCGGACTTCCGTCTCCATCCACGGCCCGCCGCGCTTCCCATCACCGGCGGTCGCGTTGGTCCATTTGATGTGGTCGATCTGACGCCAACCGGCGTAGGGCTTGGCTGGCATGGGATTGCAGTCCTCAAGCGGCCGTCCGTGAAGGTGGAGGCAATCACGCGCATCGACCTGCCCGCGCTTGAGCCGCGCGGTGCGGTGATCCTTGACGTAACCATCAGCGACAGCCCCCTTCGCGTCGTGGGCGTGCACTTGGGTCTGCTGCGGGGCAACCGTCGCAAACAGATCAGCCATATTGCAGAGCGATTGGCCGGCATGGACGCGCGTCCGACCGTCATCGCCGGAGACTTCAATGAATGGCGCGACCGCAAGGGGTTTGAGACCTTGCCCGACTGGCTGCGCATCCATAGCCCCGGTGCAACCTTCCCGGCGGGCCGCCCGTTCCTGCGGCTCGACAAGCTTGTCCTCAGCCGCGATGTCTGTGTTTTGGCCAGCGATGTGATCGGCCACCCTGCCGCCAAGATCGCCTCGGATCATCGGCCCATCCGCGCGCAGTTCCGCATCAGCACCAAATCGAACGGGACGCGTTGA
- a CDS encoding NADH dehydrogenase ubiquinone Fe-S protein 4 — protein sequence MSQMKGHNRPPLRPTLPGTDLTSTGVPTAIIYRPAKSATQSGPRPDHWLLKFVPASGSTLEPLMGWTSSDDPYQTINLSFPDRESAIAYAADNDWRYRVTDD from the coding sequence ATGTCACAGATGAAAGGGCACAACCGTCCTCCCCTTCGGCCAACGCTGCCGGGCACGGACTTGACGTCCACCGGTGTTCCCACCGCCATCATCTACCGTCCTGCAAAAAGTGCGACGCAATCGGGGCCTCGACCCGATCATTGGCTGCTGAAATTTGTGCCCGCCTCCGGCTCGACCCTGGAGCCGCTCATGGGGTGGACCTCCAGCGATGACCCGTATCAGACGATCAACCTGAGCTTTCCGGACCGCGAAAGTGCGATTGCGTACGCCGCGGACAACGACTGGAGGTACCGCGTGACGGATGATTAG
- a CDS encoding patatin-like phospholipase family protein: MKTTTLVLGAGGARGVAHIHALRAFDDLGIKPTLIAGTSIGSIMGAAYAAGMSADEIEDHIMESFNDRKRLVTQAFKVRPNSVKSFLADGGLRLGEFNLETIFEVFLPKTIPQRFDDLSIPLKVIATDYYAARTQVFDAGPLRRALAASSAIPAVFLPVNIDDRYFVDGSTTDPCPLTYVQGTGDTVIAIDVSGGPSGDSAERPSKVEVMYTTGQIMQQSITRAQAAQYPDTQVLRPPVNNYRALDFLKVSEILSETEGLRELVKRQIDPR, translated from the coding sequence ATGAAGACCACGACACTCGTGCTGGGGGCCGGCGGCGCCCGTGGCGTTGCCCACATCCATGCGCTGCGGGCCTTCGACGACCTTGGCATCAAACCCACACTTATTGCCGGGACGTCCATTGGATCCATCATGGGGGCGGCCTACGCGGCCGGCATGTCTGCGGACGAAATCGAAGATCATATCATGGAGAGCTTCAACGACAGAAAGCGGCTTGTAACCCAAGCGTTCAAAGTTCGGCCAAATAGCGTAAAGAGTTTTCTGGCCGATGGCGGTTTGCGCTTGGGGGAGTTTAACCTTGAGACCATCTTCGAGGTTTTTCTGCCCAAGACCATTCCCCAGCGGTTCGATGATCTGTCCATTCCGCTGAAAGTCATCGCGACCGACTACTACGCCGCCCGCACGCAGGTGTTTGACGCCGGGCCGCTGCGCCGCGCTCTCGCGGCCTCGTCTGCGATTCCTGCCGTTTTCCTGCCCGTCAACATCGACGATCGCTATTTCGTGGATGGCAGCACGACCGACCCCTGCCCTTTGACATACGTCCAGGGCACCGGTGACACGGTCATTGCCATCGACGTGTCCGGCGGCCCAAGCGGCGATTCAGCGGAGCGGCCGAGCAAGGTCGAGGTCATGTATACGACCGGCCAAATCATGCAGCAGTCCATCACTCGGGCGCAAGCGGCGCAGTATCCGGACACGCAGGTGTTACGCCCCCCCGTCAACAACTACCGCGCGCTAGATTTTCTGAAAGTCTCGGAAATACTGTCCGAAACGGAGGGGCTGCGAGAACTGGTGAAACGACAAATTGATCCGCGTTAA
- a CDS encoding universal stress protein, which produces MRNIVVGIDLSARSDRAIDRAANLARQFSAALHIVHVIDDELPKSVVDLQRDSVKALLTRQTAKQDAFTNIDTNIHLLLGDPSTAILTFAEQQSADLIVLGTQRALGLLERFRGTTVARIAAASQIPTLVVAAPVCGAYERPVVGVDFSVCSGNAARLAAKLAADQKLTLVNAYHIPFKMLTANTTASGEVSMKDAQRAEAELKEPMAAFENDLAIAEPVEWVLVEGHPTAVLQQTTRRMGADLVSVGPHARSWLSKALIGSTAEDLLTEPPCDVLVTPL; this is translated from the coding sequence ATGCGCAACATTGTAGTCGGCATCGATCTGTCCGCGCGGTCCGACCGTGCGATCGACAGGGCGGCCAACCTAGCCCGTCAGTTCTCGGCGGCGTTGCATATTGTGCACGTTATCGACGATGAACTGCCCAAATCGGTGGTGGATTTGCAGCGCGACAGTGTCAAAGCGTTGTTGACCCGGCAAACCGCCAAGCAGGATGCTTTCACGAATATCGACACCAATATCCATCTTCTGCTGGGTGATCCGTCGACCGCGATCCTGACGTTCGCCGAGCAACAGTCAGCCGATCTTATCGTGCTGGGAACACAACGCGCTCTTGGTTTGCTGGAGCGTTTTCGCGGCACAACGGTCGCGCGGATTGCGGCCGCCAGCCAAATTCCGACACTGGTGGTCGCCGCTCCGGTCTGTGGCGCATATGAGCGGCCTGTGGTTGGCGTGGATTTCTCGGTTTGCTCCGGAAACGCAGCGAGGTTGGCTGCGAAGCTGGCCGCCGATCAAAAGCTGACCTTGGTGAATGCGTATCACATTCCGTTCAAGATGCTCACCGCAAACACCACCGCTTCCGGTGAAGTGTCGATGAAGGACGCGCAACGTGCAGAGGCCGAACTCAAGGAACCAATGGCAGCGTTCGAAAACGATCTGGCAATCGCGGAGCCGGTTGAATGGGTGCTGGTCGAGGGCCATCCCACCGCAGTTCTGCAACAAACGACACGGCGCATGGGGGCAGATCTTGTCAGCGTCGGGCCCCACGCGCGATCGTGGCTGTCCAAAGCGCTGATTGGGAGCACGGCAGAAGACCTCCTGACTGAGCCGCCTTGCGACGTCCTTGTCACCCCTCTCTGA
- a CDS encoding phosphatase PAP2 family protein: MTIRRQVRQSAAVLSNRILLAFLILAGLTWTFFSLADAVFENETDTFDTLVVLAFRNPADLSDPFGPIWVEEMARDITGLGGLAVLSLLVIVSAGFLWLRAQRRLAVVLISAVATGTALSQFLKFGFDRARPDLVSQEAAVYTASFPSGHSMMAAIVYLTLAVLLARTLHGKVAKAYVIAVATLVVIAVGISRVYLGVHWPTDVLAGWIIGAAWALLFGIVAKWLTRDDRLATDMAD, from the coding sequence TTGACCATACGCAGACAAGTTCGGCAAAGCGCCGCGGTGTTATCAAACCGCATTCTTCTGGCTTTTTTGATCCTGGCGGGTTTGACGTGGACGTTCTTCTCGCTTGCGGATGCCGTGTTCGAGAATGAGACAGATACGTTCGACACCCTTGTGGTGCTCGCGTTTCGCAATCCCGCCGATCTGAGCGACCCTTTCGGCCCGATCTGGGTGGAGGAAATGGCTCGCGACATCACGGGCCTTGGCGGTCTGGCTGTCCTGAGCCTTCTGGTGATCGTATCGGCGGGCTTTTTGTGGCTACGTGCACAACGCAGGCTGGCGGTCGTCCTGATCAGCGCGGTGGCCACGGGAACGGCACTGAGCCAGTTTCTCAAGTTTGGATTCGATCGCGCGCGCCCGGATCTCGTGTCCCAGGAGGCTGCGGTTTACACCGCAAGCTTCCCGAGCGGCCATTCGATGATGGCGGCCATCGTGTATCTGACCCTTGCCGTGCTTCTTGCCCGAACCCTGCACGGCAAAGTCGCGAAGGCCTACGTGATCGCGGTGGCGACACTTGTGGTGATCGCCGTAGGCATCAGCCGTGTCTATCTTGGGGTGCATTGGCCCACCGACGTTCTTGCGGGTTGGATCATTGGTGCCGCCTGGGCGCTATTGTTCGGGATCGTCGCAAAATGGCTGACCCGAGATGACCGCTTGGCGACAGACATGGCGGACTAG